The genomic segment GGGGAGTTAGAAAATACGTCTCCCACTACTAATATTAAATCTGCCTCGGCTAATTCGTTAAAGGAAAGATTATTTTTTATACACAATAAAGCTTCATCTTCAAAAGGAAAGAGACCTAAAAGATCAGTATTAAGAAGTTCCGAAAGCCTCTTTGCCAAAAAGGCTTCTTCAAGAGTATGATTACCACTAATTAAAATTGCAATATTATTCTTCTTCTCTCTCATTCTCTTAAATTCTTTAATAGAGTCTTCTATAGCTTCTTCAATTGAAGTAGTTTTCCCAAAAAGTTCTGCTTCGCGTAGACGATAAGGAGTATTCAAAATTTCTATTGTGAAATTCCCTCTTGCACACAAACCCCTCCCATTTCTTTTATCATAATAAAGCCTAAACAAAGAATCCCTTCCAAATACCGCAGAGTTAGAATCTTCCCTTTTTAGGGTCAAATCATCCTGCATTGAGCAAAAAGAACACTTTGTCCGGTATTCTTTAACAGAAGACATTTGGATAATCCTTTATATCTGCATAACACATATCTGGACCATCTTTACAGAGATAATAAGGTCCAATATTACACCTTGCACATTTACCAAAACCACAACTCATTCTTCTATTCATAGAAAGATAAATCTGCTCAGGCTTAAAACCAACTTCAAGTAATTTAAAAGTTACAAATTTAAGCATCACATCCGGACCACAAGAAACCACATAAGAATTTTTAATATCTATCCCTATTTTCTTCAGATAATCTTTCTCAAGAAGACAAGTCACAAGACCCACAGTCCCTTTCCACTTAGGATGAGATTCATCAATTGTCAGATTAAGAGAAACTTTTTTCTTCCTTTCCCAATCCTTATACTCATCTTTAAAACACTGATCTTCTGGACTCTTAGCTCCATAGCAAATATAAATTTGCTTTATTTCCTCAATTCTATCAAATAGGGCATAAATTAAAGACCTTAAAGGGGCAAGCCCAACACCTCCACCTACAATAAGAATTTCTTTTCCTATGAATTTCTCTATAGGGTATCCTTTTCCAAAAGGTCCTCGCAAGCCAAGAAAATCACCTACTTTAACTTCTTTATGCAACACACTAGTAACTCTTCCAGTTCTCATAATTGTAATTTCCATCTCTTCCACTTCTCCAGGAGAAGAAGAAGGAGTAAAAGGAGCTTCTCCAACACCAGGAACAGTAAGTTGCATAAACTGCCCTGCTCTAAAGCTCAACTTCTTATCCAATTTAAGACGATAGGTCTTAATTTTAGGTGTTTCTTCTTTTATTTCTTTAACCACTCCTTTATGAGGATAATATATATTTTCCATTATCTTTTAACCCCTTCTAACGCCCCTAAGAAGACCTCTCTCATATCTATTCCACCAAGGCAATTATCAATGCATCTACCACATCCTGTGCATTTATAAACACCGAATTTTTTATAAAAACGGAAAAATTTATGATAATATCTATTCTTAAATTGATCTATGTGAGAAAAACGTGGATTTAAACCCCCGGCCATTTGAGAAAATCCCTTAAACTGACAAGAATCCCAAACCATAAACCTTTTATAATTATTCTCTTTTTCTCCTTTTCTATCAAAAAGAGTAAAACAATAACAAACTGGGCAAACATTTGTGCAAGCTCCACAAGAAACACAAGCACTTCCTAATTCCCACCCAGAGTCGGAATCAAAAGCTTGTTCAGCTATTGATTCTAAATAAAAAAATGCTTTTGAGAATTCTCTATTTTGCTTTTCTAATTTATCTTTTACCTTTCTCCTTTTTTCATCTCTTTCTCTAAGTTCCTTCTTTCCAGCCTGATTCAAGGATAGATTCTTAGAAATCTCCTCTCCTATTTTACTCCCAATTTCTAATAAATAAAATTCTTTAAGCTCTACAATATTAATATCGAAACCTTTCTCAGGATAGGGGGAAAAACCTAAAACATTACAAAAACAACTATCAAGAGAATCACCACAATCAGAAGATATTAAAATTAAAGACTCTCTTCTTTTTTTATAAAAAGGATCAACGAAAAGAGAATCTTCAAGAAATACCTTGTCAATCATATAAAAAGAATTAAGATCACAAGCCTTAATTCCAAGAAGAACTTCTTTCTCTCCTTTTTCTCCAATATCTATCCATTTCTCACTTGGATACTCTGCCACCTTAAATCTGCCTGGAAGAACGAAAGACTTAAAGTTATCAAAAGTTCTAACCTTAGGAATATAGTAATCTGAAAAATTATCTTTAATTTCACGAACAAAACGCCTTGTCTTAGAACCTCTATTAGAAAAAATCTCTTTCTCCCAAGAAGCAAAAACTCTCCCGTATCCGAGAAGGACCTCTATAAAATTTTTAATTCTATTTTTATCCAACAAAACTTCCATAAGAACTTATCTTACTTTGTGATTTAAATCACTAATTATGCGTATATGTTATAATAGATTTAAATTTTGTCAAGGCCTCTTTTTAAAATTTATGTTAAATCCAAAATGTATGATTTTCGCTTAAGAAGAACAAATTTAAAAAATCAAAAAGGTTATAAAAAATCCAAGAGTTTCCTGGAAGAAAAAATATACATTTCCAGATCCATCTACTGTAATCGCATTATTTCCTTCGTTAAGATCAACATTAGCGCTATATTATGCTACCCATTGTTGTTTCTCAGATGAGTTATCCTTGATAGTAGTGATATAATCTCCAAAGACTTCCCCATACTCTCTCCGGTTACATATATATTTCCTAAATCGTCCACTGCTATTATTCTGCCAAAATCAGCACTTAGGGCTGAGTCTTTAAAATAATGCCTAACCCATGCCAAGACATATAATCTTTAACTTAATTCTTAATAAATTTTTGTGGAAGCCAAATCTGGGTAATTTTATTTTGATAGGAGATATTCAAAGATATTGTTGAATCTTCAGCCGGAAAATATGGTAAAACTTCATTCTTGTTTATCAACAGATTCCCTTCGGAATTGGTAAGGTATTCCTTATTGAAGCCACTATCTTTTATCCAAATTTTAATTGGTTTGTTAATCAGGATCTCTTCTCTATCGCTAATTATCTTGCTTCTTGTTTGAATCAGAGTTACGTCAAATGTTGGTTTATTAAGCCCAAGTTCCAATACCAAAGTTGCTGCAATAGCTTTTCCAAAATTTTCATCTATGATGTATTCAGTATTTCTTTCTCAGCACTCACTCTTCCGTTAACAGCTGCCCAAACTCCAATAGAAGGTCACTGCAAGGATAGTAAGTTGAGAGATTAAAATGCTTGTTCTTTCTGAAGGCATAAGAGGGACCGAAGTATATTGATTACTTCTGTTCTTTTCTCTTTCGAAAACCATATTTATATTTTAGCCTATATCTAATTTTTTCTTTTATATTTTTGTATTTTCTTTCTTTTAAATTAATTATTATATTTTCTGAATTAATATCGATAATCTTTCCCTCTAACTCTATCCAGGAACCTATTTCTTCTTTATTAATTATAACAGGTTCTTTAGAAACAAGATATTTTGAACTAGGAATACACCCAACAGACCCAAATTGAAGCAGGAATATTAATATAATAAGTTTTGACACTGTTTTGATAGAAGACAATTGTCTTGGACCGGAAAAAGTGGGAATTTTTTGCCCTATTTTTATGTTAGAGTTGCCCGCCTTAATTTGGGTTATTAATTTAAGCAACTTTTGCCTCCCCTTAACCTTAATTCCCTCCTCTCTAAATAACTAAACCCAGTATATGCCTCGATTGGCCTCCTTAAACCTATTATGAGGTCGCTCCCAATTGTAATAATCCCTGTATCTATTTACTATCTCCATCACCTCAAAAGGACTCTCAGGATACTCGTAATAAATAGCTTCCTCTTTAAGATTACAATGAAATCTCTCTATTACCCCTATATGCTTGGGCATCCTGTGACCTATCCTTATGTGTCTCAATGAGTTCTCTATTTCTTCTACTATATCCTTTCTGAATCTATTTGCTGTAAAAGTAACTCCATTATCCGTTACAAGAACAATTTCATCTTCTATTTTGCCATGTATACTTTCCGCTTCTCTTATCGCTTCTTTTAATGCTTTTATACCTTCTTTCGCAGTATAACTCGGGGTAAGATAGTAAGATAGGTAGCAAGGACATATCTGGAATAGTAATCTATTAAGTCTATTATATACCAGTAGGGGTTGGTTAAAAAATTGTGTCTATGAAGGGGAGGAGGTGATTAATTAAATGGTAGGGTTGGGAGGAGTAACCCCTCGACCTTGATGGTTTTTTTAATTTGGATATAATGAGAAACGGATTGTTATTGGTAAGTTTAACCCTAAAAAAAGACCTCTTCTCCTTAAATGCGGAGAAGAGGCAAAGGATTTATAATGAAAAATAATGTCAATATTGATGAAAAAATCAAGGGATTAATTAAAGAAATTGAAGATTCTCCGGATTTATCTCTGAGAATGTTGTTTGGCAAGATATTAAATCAATTCATGAAGGCTGAGAGGAAAGCGTATCTTGAAGGGAGTTTTAACAATAGAGGAAACGGTTATTATAAAAGGGGGATTCAGGCTGGAGGTATGAGTTTA from the candidate division WOR-3 bacterium genome contains:
- a CDS encoding FAD/NAD(P)-binding protein, translating into MENIYYPHKGVVKEIKEETPKIKTYRLKLDKKLSFRAGQFMQLTVPGVGEAPFTPSSSPGEVEEMEITIMRTGRVTSVLHKEVKVGDFLGLRGPFGKGYPIEKFIGKEILIVGGGVGLAPLRSLIYALFDRIEEIKQIYICYGAKSPEDQCFKDEYKDWERKKKVSLNLTIDESHPKWKGTVGLVTCLLEKDYLKKIGIDIKNSYVVSCGPDVMLKFVTFKLLEVGFKPEQIYLSMNRRMSCGFGKCARCNIGPYYLCKDGPDMCYADIKDYPNVFC
- a CDS encoding 4Fe-4S dicluster domain-containing protein, with the protein product MEVLLDKNRIKNFIEVLLGYGRVFASWEKEIFSNRGSKTRRFVREIKDNFSDYYIPKVRTFDNFKSFVLPGRFKVAEYPSEKWIDIGEKGEKEVLLGIKACDLNSFYMIDKVFLEDSLFVDPFYKKRRESLILISSDCGDSLDSCFCNVLGFSPYPEKGFDINIVELKEFYLLEIGSKIGEEISKNLSLNQAGKKELRERDEKRRKVKDKLEKQNREFSKAFFYLESIAEQAFDSDSGWELGSACVSCGACTNVCPVCYCFTLFDRKGEKENNYKRFMVWDSCQFKGFSQMAGGLNPRFSHIDQFKNRYYHKFFRFYKKFGVYKCTGCGRCIDNCLGGIDMREVFLGALEGVKR
- a CDS encoding integrase core domain-containing protein — translated: MRHIRIGHRMPKHIGVIERFHCNLKEEAIYYEYPESPFEVMEIVNRYRDYYNWERPHNRFKEANRGIYWV